The DNA segment TACTTCACTCAGGTAACGTTGGGCTGAGTCGGTGAATAATTCGTTGACGCAAGCGCCCGCATCTCCTTCATCCCAAAAGACATCACCTTCATTAGCCGCGGATTGCCAATAAAGTTTCAGTTGTAGCAAATTTTCGCAAATATTTACTAGTGATTCTCCCAAAACTGCTAAATCTCCATCAGCGGCGATGGCGTCTCGGGAAGCTTGATTGAGAATACCCAATAAGGGCACTGCTTCCTGACTACGTAAGTGTAAAAACAAACGGCAGACAACGTAACGAGTTTTTCCGCTAAGTCTATTAAAGCGATCGCCTAATGAACTCATGTTTTAAACCTTAATATTATGCTGTAGGATCGAGCATTGCTCCCATGAATAAGATTGTATCCGTCTGACGCTCCCTAATGACATAGAAAAAGGGACGGTTAACCTCCATAGCGATAGGTAGGGATAAAGCGGTAATTCCCACAGAAGTTATCCCAGCTGCTTCGGTTCCCTCTTCGTTGACTTCTACAAATGTCTTGTGTTTGACGCTATCTACATAAACTTGTTCGGATGTCATGGCTCCAAAATTGGCTTCTTCGGGTGTAAAAGCTTGTCTCATCCCTAAATCAGCTAAAATGTCTTTTAATTCTATTGCATACTCTAATTTAAAACGCGGCATGACTATGTTTATTTTTGGATTATTAAATTGGGATAGCCACTGATTCCAGTTTAATAAATTTAGCTGGGCTAAAAACTCTTCTAAACTACTTTCTGCTTTGGGAAGAAACAAATACATACTGAGATTTTCGGTTTCTCCATAGGGTAAGCTGATGGCTTGAAAAGTTTCTGTTTCTAGATAGGGAAATCCACCAGTTTGAGACATCATCGGTACGGATTTCTTTCCACCATCAACTAGGTAAAAGGGTTTCTCTTGAGTGTTGTCCTTAACAAAGGGATGTGTCCAAAGACCTTTAAAATAGACAGCGTTAATCAGAAATAACACTTGAGAGGGATCGATGCTATCTATTATCTCTGTGATTTTCCCTCCGGTATTGGTTTTAACCCAGTCGTTAATCTTAGTTACAGTCGTGGAATTGCTAAAATCTGACTCACTAACGGTTGCTTCGTAAAAAGTGCGATTGTTTTCTAAGAATTCTGGCTTAAAATTGAACCCCTCTCTCATCCACAGAGAATTAGCGATCGCTAGTTGTACTTCGGGGTCGGCTTCTTGTAATA comes from the Gloeocapsa sp. PCC 73106 genome and includes:
- a CDS encoding serpin family protein, encoding MKTKPLIIFSLTLLLTIIGLAIQPRVTMSETESSTQTAAIVKANNNLGLDLFAAIWQQNEGENVFIAPSSISFALAMLYNGAEGETAQEMSQVLHNSSLSLTEINRQNQALRQVLQEADPEVQLAIANSLWMREGFNFKPEFLENNRTFYEATVSESDFSNSTTVTKINDWVKTNTGGKITEIIDSIDPSQVLFLINAVYFKGLWTHPFVKDNTQEKPFYLVDGGKKSVPMMSQTGGFPYLETETFQAISLPYGETENLSMYLFLPKAESSLEEFLAQLNLLNWNQWLSQFNNPKINIVMPRFKLEYAIELKDILADLGMRQAFTPEEANFGAMTSEQVYVDSVKHKTFVEVNEEGTEAAGITSVGITALSLPIAMEVNRPFFYVIRERQTDTILFMGAMLDPTA
- a CDS encoding DUF1517 domain-containing protein, whose protein sequence is MSSLGDRFNRLSGKTRYVVCRLFLHLRSQEAVPLLGILNQASRDAIAADGDLAVLGESLVNICENLLQLKLYWQSAANEGDVFWDEGDAGACVNELFTDSAQRYLSEVEIDDTEVGEDELLTLPVSQNLIVMITVAVEGEIPELETDLANLAAMEQGLKTLINLHYQDRYRAIQVHYSPAKLGDELTNDQLILNFPELIPL